From the Oryza glaberrima chromosome 5, OglaRS2, whole genome shotgun sequence genome, one window contains:
- the LOC127774124 gene encoding calcineurin B-like protein 4 isoform X2: MGCAPSKQFKRPPGYEEPAVLAAQTTFTVNEVEALRELYNKMSYSIIKDGLIHKEEFQLALFRNSRKANLFADRVFDLFDLKRNGVIEFGEFVRSLSVFHPKAPKSEKTAFAFKLYDLRGTGYIEKEELREMVLALLDESDLHLSECAVEAIVDNTFSQADSNGDGRIDPEEWEEFVKANPASLRNMSLPYLQDITMAFPSFVMHSEAHD, encoded by the exons ATGGGATGCGCGCCGTCGAAGCAGTTCAAGCGGCCGCCGGGGTACGAGGAGccggccgtcctcgccgcccaaACCACCT TTACGGTGAACGAGGTGGAGGCGCTGCGCGAGCTGTACAACAAGATGAGCTATTCCATCATCAAGGACGGCCTCATCCACAAG GAGGAGTTTCAGCTTGCCTTGTTCAGGAACAGCAGGAAGGCGAATCTCTTCGCAGACAGG GTGTTTGATTTGTTTGATCTGAAGAGAAATGGGGTGATCGAATTTGGGGAGTTTGTACGGTCGCTCAGTGTGTTCCACCCAAAAGCGCCTAAATCAGAGAAGACTGCGT TTGCATTCAAGCTCTATGATCTAAGAGGGACAGGATATATTGAGAAAGAAGAG CTCAGGGAGATGGTCTTGGCACTTCTAGATGAATCAGACCTACATCTTTCCGAATGTGCTGTCGAGGCAATTGTCGATAAT ACATTCAGTCAAGCAGACTCAAATGGAGATGGCAGGATAGACCCTGAGGAATGGGAAGAATTTGTTAAGGCGAACCCGGCATCACTAAGGAACATGTCACTTCCCTATTTGCA GGACATTACCATGGCGTTCCCGAGCTTTGTAATGCATTCAGAAGCCCATGACTGA
- the LOC127774124 gene encoding calcineurin B-like protein 4 isoform X1, producing the protein MRAVEAVQAAAGVRGAGRPRRPNHLVLAVTVNEVEALRELYNKMSYSIIKDGLIHKEEFQLALFRNSRKANLFADRVFDLFDLKRNGVIEFGEFVRSLSVFHPKAPKSEKTAFAFKLYDLRGTGYIEKEELREMVLALLDESDLHLSECAVEAIVDNTFSQADSNGDGRIDPEEWEEFVKANPASLRNMSLPYLQDITMAFPSFVMHSEAHD; encoded by the exons ATGCGCGCCGTCGAAGCAGTTCAAGCGGCCGCCGGGGTACGAGGAGccggccgtcctcgccgcccaaACCACCT TGTTCTTGCAGTTACGGTGAACGAGGTGGAGGCGCTGCGCGAGCTGTACAACAAGATGAGCTATTCCATCATCAAGGACGGCCTCATCCACAAG GAGGAGTTTCAGCTTGCCTTGTTCAGGAACAGCAGGAAGGCGAATCTCTTCGCAGACAGG GTGTTTGATTTGTTTGATCTGAAGAGAAATGGGGTGATCGAATTTGGGGAGTTTGTACGGTCGCTCAGTGTGTTCCACCCAAAAGCGCCTAAATCAGAGAAGACTGCGT TTGCATTCAAGCTCTATGATCTAAGAGGGACAGGATATATTGAGAAAGAAGAG CTCAGGGAGATGGTCTTGGCACTTCTAGATGAATCAGACCTACATCTTTCCGAATGTGCTGTCGAGGCAATTGTCGATAAT ACATTCAGTCAAGCAGACTCAAATGGAGATGGCAGGATAGACCCTGAGGAATGGGAAGAATTTGTTAAGGCGAACCCGGCATCACTAAGGAACATGTCACTTCCCTATTTGCA GGACATTACCATGGCGTTCCCGAGCTTTGTAATGCATTCAGAAGCCCATGACTGA
- the LOC127774125 gene encoding protein SODIUM POTASSIUM ROOT DEFECTIVE 3-like: MMRAMRRRRLRIGKVLDCFSFSMCCARSSGCLCLRASEEDGDEEAAMERKSLVSSSSQVDQVIRLRDLVDGTRTLGFHLEPKTVELKVSMHCNGCAKKVQKHISRMEGVTWFEVDLEKKKVVVTGDVTPLEVLQSISKVKFAQLWPLPPQPAAPAIVSSA; encoded by the exons ATGATGAGGgcaatgaggaggaggaggctacgCATTGGCAAGGTGCTGGActgcttctccttctccatgTGTTGCGCGAGAAGCAGCGGCTGCCTCTGCTTGCGCGCGTcggaggaagacggcgacgaggaggcggccatgGAGAGGAAGTCCCTGGTGAGCAGTAGTAGCCAGGTCGACCAGGTGATCAGGCTTCGCGATCTTGTTGATGGCACGAGGACGCTCGGGTTCCATCTAGAACCAAAG ACTGTGGAGCTCAAGGTGTCCATGCACTGCAATGGGTGTGCTAAGAAAGTTCAGAAGCACATCTCAAGGATGGAAG GCGTGACGTGGTTCGAGGTGgatttggagaagaagaaggtggtggtGACGGGGGACGTGACGCCATTGGAGGTGTTGCAGAGCATCTCCAAGGTGAAGTTCGCGCAGCTGTGGCCCCTGCCCCCCCAACCTGCTGCACCAGCCATCGTCTCCTCCGCCTAG
- the LOC127773846 gene encoding protein MLN51 homolog — MADREKAEETEEEEYESDLDDAPLPAVRRRDAASDEEEEEEEEGARPSPPTKAGSDAESDGQGAAEVYDDDDAYEDDEGYEEYGELYEEFEQGRGVAGGVATGAVAAAGEEAGMGMKGEAEGEASAAAAEGEEGKKGSEPYAVPTAGAFYMHDDRFQEARGRGRQRRMVGDRRLWNAKEDQAWVHDRFDEMNLHDFHNDYTRRRPRGRFRGRGGAPVGKVRGGSRDNFRGNRSQTYYRDGAKNYIYVPKEPHSYHDNTKKVQQVLNDNGKNRTIKPPNPRDGDANNFDFVRKESRPLYGNAKSNKSAPRVVRGRGSKRYQPRWRSTAEISSEHNNKSQNLENTSSNANLGKHQHQASNSQPERGFPMKQSFASNLNSASPPFYPSRPSHQELPVSQRGDGQPSTTTRHFSSPIGMEHVSPTPQYGPLLRGKAFVPSAGHGKLHAEVPIKGMDHPSFHSSTSSSTSQFPIATNQVSGNSAKSPHPIVQQRLVQSFNQSTPKMPGQMFAAQFASSDKLPSSMQSTSTILTEGTEISSPHGSNKSNTRLMAKGQHSDQGEEHASFMYGGAQVLGTTGSLGDQNFHGTPALFPVMQFGGQHPGGTGVPSIGMALPGFVSQQQLGLSNSEMTWLPILAGASGALGATYGSPYITVDGSYYPRTSEHASSSVSLREPSASSQLKSQEITEALNDELSQRQHKPRRYSEMNFDK, encoded by the exons ATGGCCGACAGGGAGAAGGcggaggagacggaggaggaggagtacgaGAGCGACCTCGACGACGCGCCCCTCCCGGCGGTGCGGCGCCGGGACGCGGcgagcgacgaggaggaggaggaggaggaggaaggggcgaGGCCCTCTCCGCCTACGAAGGCCGGATCCGACGCGGAATCCGACGGGCAAGGCGCCGCCGAGgtgtacgacgacgacgacgcgtacGAAGATGACGAAGGGTACGAGGAATACGGGGAGTTGTACGAGGAGTTCGAGCAAGGGCGAGGCGTTGCGGGCGGAGTGGCCACCGGGGCGGTGGCCGcagcgggggaggaggcggggatgGGTATGAAGGGGGAAGCGGAAGGTgaggcgtcggcggcagcggcggagggagaggaggggaagaaggggagcgAGCCCTATGCCGTCCCGACGGCTGGTGCCTTCTACATGCACGACGACCGCTTCCAGGAGGCCCGTGGCCGTGGGCGCCAAAG GAGAATGGTGGGTGATAGACGGCTGTGGAATGCTAAAGAGGATCAAGCGTGGGTCCATGACAGATTTGATGAAATGAATTTACATGATTTCCATAATGACTAC ACAAGAAGAAGGCCCAGAGGTCGATTTAGAGGACGTGGTGGTGCACCTGTTGGTAAAGTTCGTGGTGGTAGCCGTGATAATTTCAGAGGCAACAGGTCGCAGACATACTATCGTGATGGTGCTAAGAACTACATATACGTTCCGAAAGAACCTCATAGTTACCATGATAACACCAAGAAGGTTCAACAGGTTCTGAATGATAATGGCAAGAATAGAACCATCAAACCACCTAATCCTCGTGATGGCGATGCCAACAATTTCGATTTTGTTCGAAAAGAGTCTCGCCCTCTTTATGGCAATGCCAAAAGTAATAAGAGTGCACCGAGAGTAGTTCGAGGAAGAGGCTCTAAACGTTACCAACCACGTTGGAGGAGTACCGCTGAGATATCTTCAGAGCATAATAATAA ATCACAAAATCTTGAAAACACTTCTTCAAATGCAAACTTGGGAAAACACCAACATCAAGCTTCAAATTCTCAACCAGAACGAGGATTTCCGATGAAGCAGAGCTTTgcatcaaatttgaattcagcTTCACCTCCCTTTTACCCTTCTAGGCCATCTCATCAGGAACTCCCAGTGAGTCAGAGGGGGGATGGACAACCCAGTACCACTACTAGACACTTCTCATCCCCCATTGGTATGGAGCATGTCTCTCCAACCCCACAGTATGGCCCTCTCTTAAGAGGGAAAGCCTTTGTACCGTCTGCTGGGCATGGCAAGTTGCATGCTGAAGTTCCTATAAAGGGCATGGATCATCCTTCATTTCATTCATCTACATCATCATCAACTAGTCAATTTCCTATAGCTACTAATCAGGTCTCTGGAAATTCGGCTAAGTCCCCACACCCAATTGTCCAACAAAGGTTGGTTCAATCATTTAATCAATCCACACCAAAGATGCCTGGTCAGATGTTTGCTGCGCAATTTGCTAGCAGTGATAAATTGCCATCTTCCATGCAATCTACATCAACAATTTTGACTGAAGGCACTGAAATTTCTTCACCTCATGGTTCCAACAAATCTAATACTAGATTGATGGCAAAGGGACAACATAGTGACCAGGGAGAAGAACATGCTTCTTTTATGTATGGTGGAGCTCAAGTTCTTGGGACTACAGGATCACTTGGTGACCAAAATTTCCATGGAACCCCTGCACTATTTCCAG TTATGCAGTTTGGAGGCCAGCATCCAGGTGGGACTGGCGTTCCCTCAATTGGCATGGCTCTACCAGGATTTGTGTCTCAACAACAACTTGGTCTGAGCAATTCTGAAATGACTTG GCTACCGATATTGGCTGGTGCTTCTGGAGCTTTGGGAGCAACGTATGGTTCACCTTATATTACTGTAGATGGCAGCTATTATCCCCGAACTTCTGAACATGCATCTTCATCAGTTTCTTTGAG AGAACCCAGTGCCTCTTCTCAGTTGAAGTCACAAGAAATAACTG AGGCTTTAAATGATGAACTTAGTCAACGCCAACATAAACCTCGGAG ATATTCGGAAATGAACTTTGACAAATGA
- the LOC127774782 gene encoding ADP-ribosylation factor GTPase-activating protein AGD5-like isoform X2: protein MGSRVKEEERNERAIRALLKLPGNRRCINCNSLGPQYVCTSFSTFVCVSCSGIHREFTHRVKSISMAKFTSQEVSALQEGGNERGKEIYLKHWDFQGQPLPDISDVDRLRNFIKIVYVDRRFTAERIGNHQPQAKGSRDDTYRNNNIDSSRGVQRGPYGGTSEDNHGPQHSTASTSEDQNNLNKHPVPAKVDQKNRTTTERENANTGKHQYLDGLQKTGGSSENNLKDTTKSVSSVVEPSKETNRKVLPIRLPDPPRSHKATTSTTPAEIQLWGAASQASIQGSHALPSNHGSNILAGTLASQRPAVDTTSSRGKALPEDIFTMSYHPYAANWDWRANPQLNMGYGQYNMQYPVGAANFPSLSSMRGALPHTGSTSMLPRAPFTGFVNSDLITPQILPPMTTNNHQFMVQQHDVKVTHQMQNASFPINQSHLPQVGGNPFF from the exons ATGGGGAGCagggtgaaggaggaggagaggaacgaGAGGGCCATCCGGGCCCTGCTCAAGCTGCCCGGCAACCGCCGCTGCATCAACTGCAACAGCCTG GGACCACAATACGTATGCACAAGCTTCTCAACTTTCGTCTGTGTTAGTTGCAGCGGAATACA TCGGGAGTTCACTCATCGTGTAAAATCAATATCAATGGCTAAATTTACTTCTCAAGAAGTTTCTGCTCTTCAAGAAGGGGGAAATGAG CGTGGTAAGGAAATATATTTGAAACATTGGGACTTCCAAGGACAGCCTCTTCCTGACATTAG TGATGTAGATAGGCTCAGAAACTTCATCAAGATTGTATATGTTGACCGAAGGTTCACAGCAGAAAGAATTGGTAACCATCAACCACAAGCGAAG GGTAGTCGGGATGACACTTACAGAAACAACAATATAGATTCATCCAGGGGAGTTCAAAGAGGCCCATATGGTGGAACTTCTGAAGATAATCACGGTCCACAGCATAGCACAGCAAGCACCTCAGAAGACCAAAACAATCTCAATAAGCATCCAGTGCCTGCTAAAGTGGATCAAAAGAATAGAACCACTACAGAAAGGGAAAATGCCAACACTGGGAAACATCAATACCTGGATGGACTTCAAAAGACAGGTGGAAGCTCAGAAAATAATCTTAAGGATACGACCAAATCAGTATCTTCTGTGGTTGAACCTTCCAAAGAAACTAATAGAAAAGTTCTGCCAATAAGGCTTCCTGACCCTCCTAGATCTCATAAAGCCACAACATCTACCACTCCTGCTGAAATACAG TTGTGGGGAGCCGCATCACAAGCATCAATACAAGGGAGCCATGCTCTTCCTTCAAATCATGGCTCAAATATATTGGCAGGAACACTAGCATCACAGAGACCTGCTGTGGACACCACATCTAGTAGAGGAAAGGCACTTCCAGAG GATATTTTTACCATGAGTTACCACCCATATGCTGCAAACTGGGATTGGAGAGCAAATCCTCAGTTAAATATGGGATATGGACAATACAACATGCAATATCCTGTAGGAGCTGCCAAT TTCCCTTCTTTGTCTTCCATGCGAGGAGCATTACCGCATACGGGTAGTACTTCAATGCTGCCGCGTGCTCCATTCACAGGATTTGTTAATTCTGATCTGATAACTCCACAAATTCTGCCACCAATGACGACGAACAacc ATCAGTTCATGGTCCAACAACATGATGTTAAGGTTACACATCAGATGCAGAATGCCAGTTTCCCCATCAACCAAAGTCATTTGCCCCAAGTTGGTGGAAACCCCTTTTTTTAA
- the LOC127774782 gene encoding UBA domain-containing protein 3-like isoform X1 translates to MGSRVKEEERNERAIRALLKLPGNRRCINCNSLGPQYVCTSFSTFVCVSCSGIHREFTHRVKSISMAKFTSQEVSALQEGGNERGKEIYLKHWDFQGQPLPDISDVDRLRNFIKIVYVDRRFTAERIGNHQPQAKGSRDDTYRNNNIDSSRGVQRGPYGGTSEDNHGPQHSTASTSEDQNNLNKHPVPAKVDQKNRTTTERENANTGKHQYLDGLQKTGGSSENNLKDTTKSVSSVVEPSKETNRKVLPIRLPDPPRSHKATTSTTPAEIQKVVPPRAADPSPKTTTDVKLEISKSLIDFDSDFEPHQGFGQTEVQKSSPLPDVGWATFDDTTPKNATATSISSTNSLNGPLVQILNSVSAPQISFPTRQSTKSLSFSQANNGSQQNQFFFRPTDNIQSYSSPLNRANSAPVNSQLWGAASQASIQGSHALPSNHGSNILAGTLASQRPAVDTTSSRGKALPEDIFTMSYHPYAANWDWRANPQLNMGYGQYNMQYPVGAANFPSLSSMRGALPHTGSTSMLPRAPFTGFVNSDLITPQILPPMTTNNHQFMVQQHDVKVTHQMQNASFPINQSHLPQVGGNPFF, encoded by the exons ATGGGGAGCagggtgaaggaggaggagaggaacgaGAGGGCCATCCGGGCCCTGCTCAAGCTGCCCGGCAACCGCCGCTGCATCAACTGCAACAGCCTG GGACCACAATACGTATGCACAAGCTTCTCAACTTTCGTCTGTGTTAGTTGCAGCGGAATACA TCGGGAGTTCACTCATCGTGTAAAATCAATATCAATGGCTAAATTTACTTCTCAAGAAGTTTCTGCTCTTCAAGAAGGGGGAAATGAG CGTGGTAAGGAAATATATTTGAAACATTGGGACTTCCAAGGACAGCCTCTTCCTGACATTAG TGATGTAGATAGGCTCAGAAACTTCATCAAGATTGTATATGTTGACCGAAGGTTCACAGCAGAAAGAATTGGTAACCATCAACCACAAGCGAAG GGTAGTCGGGATGACACTTACAGAAACAACAATATAGATTCATCCAGGGGAGTTCAAAGAGGCCCATATGGTGGAACTTCTGAAGATAATCACGGTCCACAGCATAGCACAGCAAGCACCTCAGAAGACCAAAACAATCTCAATAAGCATCCAGTGCCTGCTAAAGTGGATCAAAAGAATAGAACCACTACAGAAAGGGAAAATGCCAACACTGGGAAACATCAATACCTGGATGGACTTCAAAAGACAGGTGGAAGCTCAGAAAATAATCTTAAGGATACGACCAAATCAGTATCTTCTGTGGTTGAACCTTCCAAAGAAACTAATAGAAAAGTTCTGCCAATAAGGCTTCCTGACCCTCCTAGATCTCATAAAGCCACAACATCTACCACTCCTGCTGAAATACAG AAAGTAGTGCCACCGAGGGCTGCTGATCCCAGTCCAAAAACTACAACAGATGTTAAATTAGAAATATCGAAAAGTTTGATTGACTTTGATTCAGATTTCGAGCCTCATCAAGGTTTTGGTCAAACTGAAGTGCAGAAGAGCTCACCTTTACCTGATGTTGGTTGGGCTACTTTTGATGACACTACTCCTAAAAACGCTACAGCCACTTCAATTTCCAGTACCAATTCTTTGAACGGTCCGCTGGTTCAGATCCTAAATTCTGTCTCAGCACCTCAAATTAGTTTTCCAACCAGGCAAAGTACCAAGTCCTTGTCTTTTTCCCAAGCAAATAACGGCAGTCAGCAGAACCAGTTCTTTTTCCGCCCCACAGATAATATCCAGTCTTACAGTTCTCCACTAAACAGAGCTAATAGTGCTCCGGTTAATAGCCAG TTGTGGGGAGCCGCATCACAAGCATCAATACAAGGGAGCCATGCTCTTCCTTCAAATCATGGCTCAAATATATTGGCAGGAACACTAGCATCACAGAGACCTGCTGTGGACACCACATCTAGTAGAGGAAAGGCACTTCCAGAG GATATTTTTACCATGAGTTACCACCCATATGCTGCAAACTGGGATTGGAGAGCAAATCCTCAGTTAAATATGGGATATGGACAATACAACATGCAATATCCTGTAGGAGCTGCCAAT TTCCCTTCTTTGTCTTCCATGCGAGGAGCATTACCGCATACGGGTAGTACTTCAATGCTGCCGCGTGCTCCATTCACAGGATTTGTTAATTCTGATCTGATAACTCCACAAATTCTGCCACCAATGACGACGAACAacc ATCAGTTCATGGTCCAACAACATGATGTTAAGGTTACACATCAGATGCAGAATGCCAGTTTCCCCATCAACCAAAGTCATTTGCCCCAAGTTGGTGGAAACCCCTTTTTTTAA
- the LOC127774403 gene encoding pentatricopeptide repeat-containing protein At4g39530-like, producing the protein MSRSLPLLLLHSALVSKPAPSRLLSSSSSSAAAAAIAAASSGARVGGGHGIVSAVLEIVGPIELLFPSSEARLYVRLLRRCARDALAAGAGAVHGHVLKRGFASVSLVSNVLMDTYAKGGLMAACRHLFDEMPNKDVVSWCTVIAAHASRGRCFEAIGLFKELLSSEVKPNRFVISSVLNACARSGVIEQGLMVHGMVVKSGLGADRFVEVGFVDMYAKCGNVGYSFRMFNGIPVKSSVAWNAMISGFVENNCFMDAVELCQDMHRVGMAMDVVTLRVVASVAAILGAFELSRNIHVYALKAGLGRDCFVVSELIKSAGKAGETQYIKKLVPAVRRHDASLYSLAISGYHSNGCQSEAVKLAEVLLYSGLNLREGDLVTVINICQTKEEVQQMHAYTFRTGDLSYTNVCNSLISIYSEIGSLIHAESIFKTMQSRDVISWTAVMAGCVKNLQYERAFGYFLELRNSGEPLDQHCVANLINACTGLEDMYKGKQIHSLALKLGLLVDFISASLVNMYAKCHHIEWASQLFSSTLFPRNLVIINAMISGYCWNSLPQKALLLFCREYRSGLCPDHFTFSTVLGACADIGAKEAGEQIHGHLVKIGSEYLDVVVGNSIINFYVKCGCIANACRFFHSMRSRNINSYAMLMLGYIQNRCSDEALQFFSMMQQSGLRANRVTFARILRGCADLCAIHLGRQLHASIIKMGLISDVYVANALVGMYKKSEGWVESKRNSKETLAPEQDAEDNCYSEQRDIRSTLEEIGLFTLEEEKDKETFADERKVYTSAASVFGRDLRTDSIIGNWKNGRCNESGHLLNYKSAEYQEIGGEPFKLFALLQEDSRRSDKFVLLVITDNSHLKTKGAGFINAELARRPGFAPALDFPP; encoded by the coding sequence ATGTCCCGGTCTCTCCCTCTGCTACTCCTCCATTCCGCGCTCGTCTCCAAGCCCGCACCATCTAggctcctctcttcctcctcctcctccgccgccgccgccgccatcgccgcggccTCTTCTGGTGCCCGAGTCGGCGGTGGGCATGGGATCGTCTCCGCGGTGCTGGAGATCGTGGGCCCCATCGAGCTCCTCTTCCCGTCCTCCGAGGCGCGCCTCTACGTGCGCCTCCTGCGGCGCTGCGCGCGCGACGCTCtcgccgcgggcgcgggcgccgtcCACGGGCACGTCCTCAAGCGCGGCTTCGCATCCGTGTCGCTCGTGTCCAACGTCCTGATGGACACTTATGCCAAAGGCGGTCTCATGGCTGCCTGTcgccacctgttcgacgaaatgccgaaCAAGGACGTCGTGTCATGGTGTACCGTCATCGCGGCGCACGCCAGCCGCGGGCGCTGCTTCGAGGCCATTGGGCTGTTCAAGGAACTCCTGTCTTCTGAGGTGAAGCCAAATCGGTTCGTCATCTCATCGGTGCTGAACGCCTGTGCTCGGTCTGGTGTCATAGAACAGGGGCTCATGGTTCATGGAATGGTGGTCAAGTCTGGATTGGGTGCTGATAGGTTTGTGGAGGTTGGATTCGTTGATATGTATGCGAAATGTGGCAATGTTGGCTATTCATTCAGGATGTTCAATGGAATTCCGGTGAAGAGCTCAGTTGCTTGGAATGCAATGATTTCAGGTTTTGTTGAGAATAACTGTTTCATGGATGCCGTGGAGCTTTGTCAGGATATGCATCGAGTTGGCATGGCAATGGATGTGGTGACATTGAGGGTAGTTGCTAGCGTCGCTGCTATTCTGGGAGCATTTGAGCTTTCTAGGAACATTCATGTTTATGCACTTAAAGCGGGGTTGGGAAGAGACTGTTTTGTTGTGTCTGAACTGATCAAGTCAGCTGGGAAGGCAGGTGAGACTCAGTACATCAAAAAGCTTGTTCCTGCAGTTAGAAGGCATGATGCGTCTTTGTATTCTTTGGCAATCTCAGGTTATCACTCAAATGGTTGTCAGAGTGAAGCTGTGAAACTCGCAGAGGTTCTTCTTTATTCGGGTCTCAATTTAAGGGAAGGGGATTTGGTTACTGTGATAAATATCTGTCAGACCAAAGAGGAAGTTCAACAGATGCATGCTTATACTTTCAGAACTGGGGATTTATCTTATACTAATGTTTGCAATTCTCTTATATCGATATACTCTGAAATTGGATCGTTGATTCACGCGGAATCAATCTTTAAAACTATGCAATCCCGAGATGTCATATCATGGACTGCAGTCATGGCAGGCTGTGTCAAGAACCTACAATATGAAAGAGCATTTGGTTATTTTTTAGAGTTAAGAAACTCTGGAGAACCATTAGATCAGCACTGTGTTGCTAATCTAATAAATGCCTGTACAGGACTTGAAGACATGTACAAGGGAAAGCAGATTCACTCTTTAGCTCTTAAACTTGGGCTACTTGTTGATTTCATCAGTGCATCCCTAGTAAACATGTATGCAAAATGCCATCACATTGAGTGGGCTTCTCAGTTATTCTCTAGCACATTATTTCCACGAAATCTAGTGATAATCAATGCCATGATCTCTGGATATTGCTGGAATTCACTGCCACAGAAAGCTCTTCTACTCTTCTGCAGAGAATATCGTTCTGGTCTGTGTCCTGATCATTTCACCTTCTCAACTGTTCTTGGGGCATGTGCTGATATAGGAGCAAAGGAGGCTGGTGAGCAAATCCATGgccatcttgtgaagattggtTCCGAATACTTGGATGTTGTTGTTGGAAACTCTATCATAAACTTTTATGTCAAGTGTGGGTGCATTGCTAATGCTTGTAGGTTTTTCCATAGCATGAGGAGTCGAAACATCAAttcatatgcaatgttgatgttGGGTTATATTCAAAATAGATGCAGTGATGAAGCTCTTCAATTTTTCTCCATGATGCAACAGAGTGGGTTGCGTGCAAACCGTGTTACCTTTGCAAGAATCTTGAGGGGGTGTGCTGATCTTTGTGCTATTCATTTGGGAAGGCAACTGCATGCTTCCATTATAAAAATGGGCCTGATTTCTGATGTATATGTGGCAAATGCACTTGTAGGAATGTATAAAAAATCTGAAGGTTGGGTGGAATCAAAAAGAAATTCTAAAGAAACTTTGGCTCCAGAACAAGATGCCGAAGATAATTGCTATTCAGAACAAAGAGATATAAGAAGCACACTTGAAGAAATTGGATTATTCACATTGGAAGAAGAGAAAGACAAAGAAACTTTTGCTGATGAGCGGAAGGTCTACACTAGTGCTGCTTCTGTGTTTGGACGTGATCTTAGGACCGATTCTATCATTGGGAATTGGAAGAATGGCAGGTGCAATGAAAGCGGGCATTTGCTAAATTACAAGAGTGCAGAATATCAGGAAATTGGAGGTGAACCTTTTAAGTTGTTTGCATTGTTACAGGAGGATAGCAGAAGATCTGACAAATTTGTCCTGCTGGTCATCACTGATAATAGTCACTTAAAGACGAAGGGTGCAGGTTTTATTAATGCAGAACTAGCGAGACGACCTGGTTTTGCACCAGCACTTGACTTTCCTCCTTGA